From a single Sorghum bicolor cultivar BTx623 chromosome 5, Sorghum_bicolor_NCBIv3, whole genome shotgun sequence genomic region:
- the LOC110435385 gene encoding uncharacterized protein LOC110435385 — protein sequence MAFWDTKQQDAHWTAAVVLVAVLVVVPSLLTSTYAEIGKMECVHVDYLCFYHLDQCDAMCKDKASAEGSENYRTGCDGPGPDPRHQCCCTTLPPGPPPPFWPPGLPPY from the exons ATGGCATTCTGGGACACAAAGCAGCAGGACGCACACTGGACGGCTGCTGTTGTGTTGGTTGCTGTCCTGGTCGTCGTGCCCTCTCTTCTCACGTCCACCTATGCAG AGATAGGTAAAATGGAGTGCGTCCACGTGGATTATCTGTGCTTCTACCACCTGGACCAGTGTGATGCAATGTGCAAAGACAAGGCCAGCGCCGAGGGCAGTGAAAATTACAGGACAGGATGCGACGGTCCCGGTCCCGATCCACGGCATCAGTGCTGCTGCACCACGCTGCCACCAGGACCTCCTCCGCCGTTTTGGCCTCCGGGACTTCCACCGTACTAG